In Streptomyces sp. NBC_00704, a genomic segment contains:
- a CDS encoding 4a-hydroxytetrahydrobiopterin dehydratase, with protein MAVEPLSRKEIEERLSELPGWSLDGDRLTRSYRLDSHFAATALVVHVARIQEELDHHSDLTLGYHTVSLAVQTHSAGGAVTRLDVELARRVEAAASAHGAR; from the coding sequence ATGGCCGTCGAACCGCTGTCGCGGAAAGAGATCGAGGAGCGGCTGTCCGAGCTGCCCGGCTGGTCCCTGGACGGCGACCGCCTCACCCGCTCGTACCGGCTGGACTCCCACTTCGCCGCGACGGCCCTGGTGGTGCACGTCGCACGGATCCAGGAGGAGCTCGACCACCACTCCGACCTGACCCTGGGCTATCACACGGTGTCCCTCGCGGTGCAGACCCACAGCGCGGGAGGCGCCGTCACCCGCCTGGACGTGGAGCTGGCCCGCCGGGTGGAGGCGGCGGCCTCCGCGCACGGCGCGCGCTGA
- a CDS encoding class I SAM-dependent methyltransferase yields the protein MLDYDEEAERYDVSRGGEPRAAAAAEGVLSLLPAGARSLLDVACGTGSVTRRLASGREGLRVTGVDRVTAMAEHAAARLPGAVVLADARRLPFRDEGFDAVSSVWLLHLVEDPAHARRIVAECARVLRPGGVHVTTVDKGASHNVGSDIDVVLAARPYRPAPDAPEVVESYARECGLVPAGEARFPGRGQGRSPRQAIADLRRGWFVTLPPGHPLADGFAARLAALPDQDRPRPDPVFTLRAFRKPLPGPLPDARRAG from the coding sequence ATGCTGGACTACGACGAGGAAGCCGAACGGTACGACGTCTCGCGCGGCGGCGAACCCCGCGCGGCGGCCGCAGCGGAGGGTGTGCTGAGCCTCCTGCCGGCCGGGGCGCGCAGTCTGCTGGACGTCGCCTGCGGCACGGGCAGCGTGACCCGGCGGCTCGCGTCCGGCCGGGAGGGGCTGCGGGTGACGGGCGTGGATCGCGTCACCGCCATGGCCGAACACGCGGCCGCCCGGCTGCCCGGCGCCGTCGTCCTCGCGGACGCCCGCCGACTCCCCTTCCGGGACGAGGGGTTCGACGCCGTGAGCAGTGTGTGGCTGCTCCATCTCGTCGAGGACCCCGCGCATGCGCGGCGGATCGTCGCCGAGTGCGCGCGGGTGCTGCGGCCCGGCGGCGTCCATGTCACCACGGTCGACAAGGGCGCCTCGCACAACGTGGGCAGCGACATCGATGTCGTCCTGGCGGCCCGTCCGTACCGGCCGGCCCCGGACGCCCCCGAGGTGGTGGAGTCGTACGCCCGGGAATGCGGCCTGGTCCCGGCCGGGGAGGCCCGCTTCCCCGGCCGGGGGCAGGGCCGCAGCCCCCGCCAGGCCATCGCGGACCTGCGGCGCGGGTGGTTCGTCACCCTCCCGCCCGGACACCCGCTCGCCGACGGCTTCGCCGCCCGCCTCGCGGCCCTGCCCGACCAGGACCGGCCCCGCCCGGACCCCGTCTTCACGCTCAGGGCGTTCCGCAAACCGCTTCCCGGCCCGCTTCCGGACGCGCGCCGGGCCGGCTGA
- a CDS encoding helix-turn-helix domain-containing protein has protein sequence MSERRPAPTVGQVVLGRRLQELREAAGLSREEAARSLRVAPATVRRMETADVALKVPYVQVLLEAYGVPEAETQAFVSLTEEANRPGWWQRYHDVLPEWFSLYVSLEGAARLIRSYEPHFVPGLLQTEDYARAVLEAGTVGRTTPRSIERHVSLRMARQRLLESADPPHLWVVMDETVLRRPVGDDPAVMTGQLDKLVEFAERDRITLQISEFATGPHPGTSAPFSLFRFAEPELPDLVVAEYLTGALYLDDRKEVSAHLEVLDHMTTHAASAPRTKEILREARAAL, from the coding sequence GTGAGTGAACGGCGGCCCGCGCCCACGGTCGGGCAGGTGGTGCTCGGCAGGCGGCTCCAGGAGCTGCGCGAGGCGGCCGGCCTCAGCCGCGAGGAGGCGGCCCGCTCCCTGCGCGTCGCTCCGGCGACGGTGCGCCGGATGGAGACGGCCGACGTCGCCCTGAAGGTCCCGTACGTGCAGGTGCTGCTGGAGGCGTACGGCGTCCCCGAGGCGGAGACTCAGGCGTTCGTCTCGCTCACCGAGGAGGCCAACCGGCCCGGCTGGTGGCAGCGTTACCACGACGTGCTGCCGGAGTGGTTCAGCCTGTACGTCAGCCTGGAGGGCGCGGCCCGGCTGATCCGCTCGTACGAGCCGCACTTCGTCCCCGGGCTGTTGCAGACGGAGGACTACGCGCGGGCGGTGCTGGAGGCGGGCACGGTCGGGCGGACCACCCCGCGGTCCATCGAGCGTCACGTGTCGCTGCGCATGGCGCGCCAGCGCCTGCTGGAGAGCGCGGACCCGCCCCACCTGTGGGTGGTGATGGACGAGACGGTGCTGCGCCGCCCGGTCGGCGACGACCCCGCCGTGATGACCGGACAGCTCGACAAACTGGTGGAGTTCGCCGAACGCGACCGGATCACCCTCCAGATCTCCGAGTTCGCGACGGGACCGCATCCGGGGACGTCCGCGCCGTTCTCGCTGTTCCGCTTCGCCGAGCCCGAACTGCCCGACCTGGTCGTCGCCGAGTACCTGACCGGCGCCCTGTACCTCGACGACCGCAAGGAGGTCTCCGCCCACCTGGAGGTCCTCGACCACATGACGACGCACGCCGCGTCCGCGCCGCGCACCAAGGAGATCCTGCGCGAGGCCCGCGCCGCCCTCTGA
- a CDS encoding glycoside hydrolase family 48 protein: MDPSRRRRRARRLWTAVAAALALPFAMLSTSTTPAQAAGVQCNVDYKTNDWGSGFTADLTLTNRGTDAINGWTLTYSYAGNQKLSNGWNGSWAQSGQRITVTNASYNGTIAAGAAVSTGAQFTYSGANAAPASFSVNGTACVGAHQPPVTVLTSPTAGAVYTQGDAVPLAATAAAADNATITKIEFYDDTTLLGTDTSAPYALSASGLSVGSHSLVAKAYDSLGASASSTPVGVTVASGPAVVASSNQLAVQQGKTGTYSLKLSTQPSANVTVTTARTTGNTGLTVTGGASLTFTPSNWNTAQNVTITANASGTGAATFESTAAGHAKASVTATEIPGAKTYDARFLDLYGKITNPANGYFSPEGIPYHSVETLIVEAPDQGHETTSEAYSYLLWLQAMYGKITGDWTKFNGAWDIMEKYMIPTHADQPTNSFYNASKPATYAPEMDTPNEYPAKLDSGVSVGTDPIAGELKSAYGTDDVYGMHWLQDVDNTYGYGNAPGKCEAGPADTGPSYINTFQRGAQESVWETVPQPTCDAFKYGGRNGYLDLFTGDSSYAKQWKFTDAPDADARAVQAAYWADLWAKQQGKGGEVSTTVGKAAKMGDYLRYAMYDKYFKKVGNCTGPSSCPAGTGKDASHYLLSWYYAWGGATDTSAGWAWRIGSSHTHGGYQNPLAAYALSNSADLKPKSANGQADWAKSLGRQLEFYRWLQSSEGAIAGGATNSWAGRYATPPAGTSTFYGMYYDQQPVYHDPPSNQWFGFQAWSMERVAEYYQQTGNASAKAVLDKWVDWALSKTTINPDGTFRIPSTLQWSGQPDTWNASSPGANTGLHVTVADYTDDVGVAAAYAKTLSYYAAKSGDTEAKTTAKALLDGMWANNQDALGIAVPETRTDYNRFNDSVYVPSGFSGTMPNGDAVNSSSTFASLRSFYKNDPAWSKIQAYLAGGAAPVFTYHRFWAQADIALAMGSYAELLE, from the coding sequence ATGGATCCCTCACGCAGACGCCGCCGGGCGCGGCGCCTGTGGACCGCCGTCGCGGCGGCCCTCGCGCTCCCCTTCGCCATGCTGAGCACGAGCACGACTCCCGCACAGGCGGCGGGAGTCCAGTGCAACGTGGACTACAAGACCAACGACTGGGGCTCCGGCTTCACCGCGGACCTGACGCTCACCAACCGCGGTACGGACGCCATCAACGGCTGGACGCTCACGTATTCCTATGCGGGCAACCAGAAGCTGTCGAACGGCTGGAACGGCAGCTGGGCGCAGTCCGGTCAGCGGATCACGGTGACCAACGCCTCGTACAACGGGACCATCGCCGCGGGCGCGGCGGTCAGCACGGGCGCGCAGTTCACCTACAGCGGCGCCAACGCCGCTCCCGCCTCGTTCTCGGTCAACGGCACCGCCTGCGTCGGCGCGCACCAGCCGCCGGTCACGGTGCTGACCAGCCCGACCGCGGGCGCCGTCTACACCCAGGGGGACGCGGTGCCGCTCGCGGCGACCGCCGCGGCCGCCGACAACGCGACCATCACCAAGATCGAGTTCTACGACGACACGACCCTGCTGGGCACGGACACGAGCGCGCCGTACGCGCTGTCCGCCTCCGGCTTGTCCGTGGGCAGTCATTCACTGGTGGCGAAGGCCTACGACAGCCTGGGCGCGTCCGCGTCGTCGACCCCGGTCGGCGTCACGGTGGCCTCGGGGCCGGCCGTGGTCGCCTCCTCGAACCAGCTGGCCGTGCAGCAGGGCAAGACGGGCACTTACTCGCTGAAGCTGTCGACCCAGCCGTCGGCGAACGTGACCGTCACGACCGCCCGGACCACGGGCAACACCGGTCTCACGGTGACGGGCGGGGCGAGCCTCACGTTCACGCCGTCGAACTGGAACACGGCCCAGAACGTGACCATCACCGCCAACGCCTCGGGCACGGGCGCGGCGACCTTCGAGTCGACGGCCGCCGGGCACGCCAAGGCGTCGGTCACGGCCACGGAGATCCCGGGCGCCAAGACGTACGACGCCCGGTTCCTGGACCTCTACGGCAAGATCACCAACCCGGCGAACGGCTACTTCTCCCCCGAGGGCATCCCGTACCACTCGGTGGAGACGCTGATCGTCGAGGCCCCGGACCAGGGCCACGAGACGACCTCGGAGGCCTACAGCTACCTGCTGTGGCTCCAGGCGATGTACGGCAAGATCACCGGCGACTGGACCAAGTTCAACGGCGCCTGGGACATCATGGAGAAGTACATGATCCCCACCCACGCCGACCAGCCGACCAACTCGTTCTACAACGCGTCCAAGCCGGCCACCTACGCGCCCGAAATGGACACGCCGAACGAGTACCCCGCGAAACTGGACTCCGGCGTCTCCGTGGGCACGGACCCCATCGCCGGTGAGCTGAAGAGCGCCTACGGCACGGACGACGTCTACGGCATGCACTGGCTCCAGGACGTCGACAACACCTACGGGTACGGCAACGCGCCCGGCAAGTGCGAGGCCGGCCCCGCGGACACCGGGCCGTCCTACATCAACACCTTCCAGCGCGGTGCGCAGGAGTCGGTGTGGGAGACGGTGCCGCAGCCGACCTGCGACGCCTTCAAGTACGGCGGCAGGAACGGCTACCTGGACCTGTTCACCGGCGACTCCTCCTACGCCAAGCAGTGGAAGTTCACCGACGCCCCCGACGCCGACGCGCGCGCCGTGCAGGCCGCCTACTGGGCGGACCTGTGGGCCAAGCAGCAGGGCAAGGGCGGCGAGGTCTCCACGACGGTCGGCAAGGCCGCCAAGATGGGCGACTACCTGCGCTACGCGATGTACGACAAGTACTTCAAGAAGGTCGGCAACTGCACCGGGCCGAGCTCCTGCCCGGCCGGGACCGGCAAGGACGCCTCGCACTACCTGCTCTCCTGGTACTACGCCTGGGGCGGCGCCACCGACACCAGCGCGGGCTGGGCCTGGCGCATCGGCTCCAGCCACACCCACGGCGGCTACCAGAACCCCCTGGCCGCCTACGCCCTGAGCAACAGCGCCGACCTCAAGCCCAAGTCGGCGAACGGGCAGGCCGACTGGGCCAAGTCGCTGGGCCGGCAGCTGGAGTTCTACCGCTGGCTCCAGTCCAGCGAGGGCGCCATCGCGGGCGGGGCCACCAACAGCTGGGCGGGCCGCTACGCGACTCCCCCGGCCGGCACGTCGACCTTCTACGGCATGTACTACGACCAGCAGCCCGTCTACCACGACCCGCCGTCCAACCAGTGGTTCGGCTTCCAGGCGTGGTCGATGGAACGCGTCGCCGAGTACTACCAGCAGACGGGGAACGCGAGCGCCAAGGCGGTCCTCGACAAGTGGGTCGACTGGGCGCTGTCCAAGACCACGATCAACCCGGACGGCACCTTCCGGATCCCCTCCACCCTCCAGTGGTCGGGCCAGCCCGACACCTGGAACGCCTCGAGCCCCGGCGCCAACACGGGACTCCACGTCACCGTCGCCGACTACACCGACGACGTCGGAGTGGCCGCCGCGTACGCCAAGACCCTGTCGTACTACGCCGCCAAGTCCGGTGACACGGAGGCGAAGACGACCGCCAAGGCGCTGCTGGACGGGATGTGGGCCAACAACCAGGACGCCCTCGGCATCGCGGTCCCGGAGACCCGCACCGACTACAACCGCTTCAACGACAGCGTGTACGTCCCGAGCGGCTTCAGCGGCACGATGCCCAACGGCGACGCGGTCAACTCGTCCTCGACCTTCGCCTCGTTGCGCTCCTTCTACAAGAACGACCCCGCCTGGTCGAAGATCCAGGCCTATCTCGCGGGCGGCGCCGCCCCCGTGTTCACGTACCACCGCTTCTGGGCCCAGGCGGACATCGCCCTGGCCATGGGCTCGTACGCGGAGCTTCTCGAATAG
- a CDS encoding cellulase family glycosylhydrolase codes for MRHPPRSVLSAVAGTAALVAGALLPVVTAQGAAPACTVEYSVTGQWDAGFQGAVKITNNAAAVSGWSLAFDFANGQKVTQGWSAEWSQSGTTVTAANESWNGSLGSGASVSAGFVASRSGANPVPTTFRLNGTTCNVGSTPTPTPTPTPPSSPTPTSTPTPTAPPPTDPPGPGDGPPALHVSGNRLVDAGGGNRRLLGVNRSGGEFMCVQGRGIWDGPVDDAAVAAIADWQVNTVRIPLNEECWLGLSNIDPAYGGANYVDAVKQLVARVEAHGMTPVVELHWTYGRYTGNSAGCSDVHATCQKPMPDMQYTPSFWTSVANTFKNDAAVVFDLFNEPYPDRATATAAQAWTCWRDGGACPGIGYQVAGMQDLVDSVRATGARNVILAGGLAYSNDLTQWLAHRPDDPAGNLGAAYHVYNFNSCADAGCWNSTLAPVAARVPLVAGEIGENTCSHGFVDQVMKWFDDHGLSYLGWTWNTWDCSSGPSLIKGYDGTPTAYGTGLRDHLRALQGQLQG; via the coding sequence ATGCGACACCCCCCGCGTTCAGTACTTTCAGCCGTCGCCGGCACGGCCGCCCTCGTCGCGGGCGCCCTGCTGCCGGTCGTCACGGCGCAGGGAGCCGCGCCCGCCTGCACGGTGGAGTACTCCGTCACCGGGCAGTGGGACGCCGGCTTCCAGGGCGCCGTGAAGATCACCAACAACGCTGCGGCCGTGAGCGGTTGGAGCCTCGCCTTCGACTTCGCGAACGGACAGAAGGTCACTCAGGGCTGGAGCGCCGAGTGGTCCCAGTCCGGCACGACGGTCACCGCCGCGAACGAGAGCTGGAACGGCTCCCTCGGCTCCGGCGCGAGTGTCAGCGCGGGTTTCGTCGCCTCCAGGTCGGGGGCGAACCCCGTACCGACGACGTTCAGGCTCAACGGAACGACCTGCAACGTCGGTTCCACCCCTACACCCACCCCTACGCCCACCCCTCCATCCTCACCGACACCCACCTCCACCCCCACGCCCACCGCTCCTCCCCCGACCGATCCGCCGGGCCCCGGTGACGGTCCGCCCGCGCTGCACGTCTCGGGGAACAGGCTCGTGGACGCCGGCGGCGGGAACCGCCGGCTGCTCGGAGTGAACCGCTCCGGCGGCGAGTTCATGTGCGTCCAGGGACGCGGCATCTGGGACGGTCCGGTCGACGACGCGGCCGTCGCGGCGATCGCGGACTGGCAGGTGAACACCGTCCGCATTCCCCTCAACGAGGAGTGCTGGCTGGGCCTGTCGAACATCGACCCCGCCTACGGCGGAGCGAACTACGTCGACGCGGTCAAGCAGCTCGTGGCCCGCGTCGAGGCGCACGGCATGACGCCCGTCGTCGAACTGCACTGGACCTACGGCCGGTACACGGGCAACTCGGCCGGCTGCTCCGACGTGCACGCCACCTGCCAGAAGCCGATGCCCGACATGCAGTACACACCGTCGTTCTGGACGTCGGTGGCGAACACCTTCAAGAACGACGCGGCCGTCGTGTTCGACCTGTTCAACGAGCCCTACCCGGACCGCGCCACCGCCACGGCCGCCCAGGCGTGGACGTGCTGGCGCGACGGCGGCGCCTGCCCCGGCATCGGATACCAGGTCGCCGGCATGCAGGACCTCGTCGACTCGGTACGGGCGACCGGCGCCCGGAACGTGATCCTGGCCGGCGGCCTCGCCTACTCCAACGACCTCACCCAGTGGCTCGCCCACCGGCCCGACGACCCGGCCGGCAATCTCGGGGCCGCGTACCACGTCTACAACTTCAACAGCTGCGCCGACGCCGGCTGCTGGAACTCGACGCTCGCGCCCGTGGCCGCCCGCGTGCCGCTCGTCGCGGGGGAGATCGGGGAGAACACCTGCTCGCACGGTTTCGTCGACCAGGTCATGAAGTGGTTCGACGACCACGGCCTGTCCTATCTGGGCTGGACGTGGAACACCTGGGACTGCTCTTCCGGGCCGTCCCTGATCAAGGGGTACGACGGTACGCCCACGGCGTACGGCACCGGGCTGCGCGACCATCTGCGCGCACTCCAGGGACAACTCCAGGGATAG
- a CDS encoding right-handed parallel beta-helix repeat-containing protein: protein MTASRRRFTIGAAGAAGMVKKYVVSPHGGRGGHRDIGSALRAAAARGRPARVEIAPGHYEEHLAVRGETELVALGEPGSVVVSGPRGTVLDVLGQVVVRGLVLVGRDAAAGVVDCQGGALVLDHVEVRAHDGVCVQVRPRAAATLTDCRFRFGRVVFDGSAGHVERCGFSDCADNALAVVQNARVTVRAARVDGARIHGVRVSDAWAHLAGCEVTGTEKAALMADTRAEMIVEDCRVDAVHMAALAYVEQSRGSVRGTRVADAENGVLVASGADPSVHGCVFADCRDTGVHVQEAGRGTFEDCEILGAGNVGILSTSGGAPRVSGCRVTGGNVGIAVTDKARGRFTGTAVSDLTGVALRVWDESKAVFEQMRVERCPFGLETRGNGGTAAELTDAVIQDFDMAAVAAVGQSRTVVRKVRAERGLVGFSVGEEAQLHVHDCEVTAMTTGGALAHGSSRLVAVNLGVTDAQSFGLCATDSAYVDVAHSRFDGCGATGMRFDGSGGGRLVECSVTGTGVTAVQHNDRVDLTTLRTTLPVVRIAEPAPAPVSVVNNYYGPVFHQAVHHAQLAWNNSTVVQRQTNHSDEDGVGG from the coding sequence GTGACCGCGAGTCGACGGCGGTTCACGATCGGTGCGGCGGGGGCAGCGGGCATGGTCAAGAAGTACGTCGTGTCGCCGCACGGGGGACGCGGCGGACACCGGGACATCGGGTCCGCGCTGCGCGCCGCCGCGGCGCGCGGGCGGCCGGCGCGCGTGGAGATCGCGCCCGGCCACTACGAGGAACACCTCGCCGTCCGCGGGGAGACCGAGCTGGTCGCGCTCGGCGAGCCGGGCTCCGTGGTGGTGAGCGGCCCCCGGGGCACCGTGCTCGACGTCCTCGGCCAGGTCGTGGTGCGCGGGCTCGTCCTGGTGGGGCGGGACGCCGCCGCCGGCGTCGTCGACTGCCAGGGCGGCGCCCTCGTGCTGGACCACGTGGAGGTACGGGCCCACGACGGGGTGTGCGTGCAGGTGCGACCGCGCGCCGCGGCCACCCTGACCGACTGCCGGTTCCGGTTCGGCCGGGTCGTGTTCGACGGCTCCGCCGGGCACGTCGAACGGTGCGGTTTCTCGGACTGCGCCGACAACGCGCTCGCCGTGGTCCAGAACGCCCGGGTCACGGTGCGGGCCGCTCGCGTCGACGGCGCCCGCATCCACGGCGTACGGGTCAGCGACGCGTGGGCGCACCTCGCCGGGTGCGAGGTCACCGGGACCGAGAAGGCGGCCCTCATGGCGGACACCCGCGCCGAGATGATCGTGGAGGACTGCCGGGTCGACGCCGTGCACATGGCGGCGCTCGCGTACGTCGAGCAGTCCCGCGGGTCGGTGCGCGGCACCCGTGTCGCCGACGCCGAGAACGGGGTCCTGGTGGCGAGCGGCGCCGACCCCTCGGTGCACGGCTGCGTGTTCGCCGACTGCCGTGACACCGGCGTGCACGTCCAGGAGGCCGGCCGGGGCACCTTCGAGGACTGCGAGATCCTCGGCGCGGGCAACGTCGGGATCCTGTCCACCAGCGGCGGCGCCCCCCGCGTGAGCGGGTGCCGCGTCACGGGCGGCAACGTCGGCATCGCCGTCACCGACAAGGCCCGCGGCCGCTTCACCGGCACCGCCGTCTCGGACCTGACCGGCGTCGCTCTGCGGGTCTGGGACGAGAGCAAGGCCGTCTTCGAGCAGATGCGCGTCGAGCGCTGTCCGTTCGGCCTGGAGACCCGCGGCAACGGCGGGACCGCGGCCGAGCTGACCGACGCGGTGATCCAGGACTTCGACATGGCGGCCGTGGCCGCCGTCGGCCAGTCCCGCACCGTCGTGAGGAAGGTCCGCGCGGAGCGCGGGCTGGTGGGCTTCAGCGTCGGTGAGGAGGCGCAACTGCACGTGCACGACTGCGAGGTGACGGCGATGACCACCGGCGGGGCGCTCGCGCACGGCTCGTCGCGGCTGGTCGCCGTGAACCTCGGCGTCACCGACGCCCAGTCGTTCGGGCTGTGCGCGACGGACTCGGCGTACGTGGACGTCGCGCACAGCCGTTTCGACGGCTGCGGGGCCACCGGCATGCGCTTCGACGGCTCCGGCGGCGGCCGGCTCGTGGAGTGCTCGGTGACGGGCACGGGGGTCACCGCCGTCCAGCACAACGACCGCGTCGACCTGACGACGCTGCGCACCACCCTGCCGGTCGTGCGGATCGCCGAACCCGCCCCGGCGCCGGTGTCCGTCGTCAACAACTACTACGGTCCGGTGTTCCACCAGGCGGTCCACCACGCCCAACTGGCGTGGAACAACAGCACCGTCGTCCAGCGGCAGACCAACCACAGCGACGAGGACGGAGTCGGCGGATGA
- a CDS encoding cellulose binding domain-containing protein, whose amino-acid sequence MRRTRILTAVLALAAGLIAGSPPALASDGPRTTLSAESYTWKNARIDGGGFVPGIVFNRKEKNLAYARTDIGGAYRWQESSKSWTPLLDSVGWTDWGHTGVVSLASDSADPNKVYAAVGTYTNSWDPGNGAVLRSADRGASWRKTDLPFKLGGNMPGRGMGERLAVDPNKNSVLYLGAPSGKGLWRSTDSGVTWSQVTAFPNPGNYQQDPSDTSGYASDNQGVVWVTFDESTGTAGTATKTVYVGVADKDNAVYRSTDAGATWTRLAGQPTGYLAHKGVLDAVNGYLYLAYSDKGGPYDGGKGRLWRYATATGTWTDISPVAEADTYYGFSGLTIDRQKPGTVMATAYSSWWPDTQIFRSTDSGGTWTKAWDYTSYPDRANRYTMDVSATPWLTWGANPAPPEQTPKLGWMTEALEIDPFDSGRMMYGTGATIYGTENLGQWDSGGKFTLKPMVRGLEETAVNDLASPPTGAPLLSALGDIGGFRHTDLTKTPSMMFTSPNFTTTTSLDFAEKNPATVVRVGDLDSGPHVAFSTDNGANWFAGTDPSGVSGGGTVAAAADGSRFVWSPAGAPVQYTTGFGTSWQAASGIPAGAVVESDRVDPKVFYGFKSGRFYMSSDGGATFTASAATGLPSGDSVRFKALPGGRGDVWLAGGASDGAYGLWHSTDAGATFAKLSNVEQADTIGFGKAATGASYQTLYTSAKIAGVRGIFRSTDKGATWTRINDDAHQWGWTGGAITGDPRVYGRVYVSTNGRGVIYGDTSDTGGGDGGGGGTDPTDPTDPTPTGACAVTYTITNQWSGGFQADVKLTNTGTSAWSGWSLNWTFPDGQTVSQLWNADHTQSGAAVTARNIAWNGNVAAGSSVGFGFTGNWSGSNTKPTAFKLGDRSCTVG is encoded by the coding sequence GTGCGAAGAACCCGCATCCTCACGGCCGTGCTGGCGCTCGCCGCCGGCCTGATCGCGGGCAGCCCGCCCGCGCTCGCCTCGGACGGCCCCCGGACGACGCTCTCCGCCGAGTCGTACACCTGGAAGAACGCCCGCATCGACGGCGGCGGCTTCGTGCCCGGCATCGTCTTCAACCGCAAGGAGAAGAACCTCGCCTACGCCCGCACCGACATCGGCGGCGCCTACCGCTGGCAGGAGTCGAGCAAGAGCTGGACGCCGCTGCTCGACTCGGTCGGCTGGACGGACTGGGGACACACCGGCGTGGTGAGCCTGGCCTCGGACTCCGCCGACCCGAACAAGGTGTACGCCGCGGTCGGCACGTACACCAACAGCTGGGACCCGGGGAACGGGGCCGTGCTGCGCTCCGCCGACCGGGGCGCCAGCTGGCGGAAGACGGACCTGCCCTTCAAGCTCGGCGGCAACATGCCCGGCCGGGGCATGGGCGAGCGGCTCGCGGTCGACCCGAACAAGAACAGCGTGCTGTACCTGGGCGCCCCCAGCGGCAAGGGCCTGTGGCGGTCGACCGACTCCGGCGTCACCTGGTCGCAGGTGACCGCGTTCCCCAACCCCGGCAACTACCAGCAGGATCCGTCCGACACGAGCGGGTACGCCTCCGACAACCAGGGCGTCGTCTGGGTCACCTTCGACGAGTCCACGGGCACGGCCGGCACCGCCACGAAGACGGTCTACGTCGGCGTGGCGGACAAGGACAACGCCGTGTACCGCTCGACGGACGCGGGCGCGACCTGGACCCGGCTGGCCGGGCAGCCGACGGGATACCTGGCGCACAAGGGCGTGCTGGACGCCGTCAACGGCTACCTGTACCTCGCCTACAGCGACAAGGGCGGCCCCTACGACGGCGGCAAGGGCCGGCTGTGGCGGTACGCGACGGCCACCGGGACGTGGACGGACATCAGCCCGGTGGCGGAGGCCGACACGTACTACGGCTTCAGCGGGCTGACGATCGACCGGCAGAAGCCTGGCACCGTCATGGCCACCGCCTACAGTTCCTGGTGGCCGGACACGCAGATCTTCCGGTCGACCGACAGCGGCGGCACCTGGACGAAGGCGTGGGACTACACGTCGTACCCCGACCGGGCGAACCGCTACACCATGGACGTCTCCGCGACGCCCTGGCTGACCTGGGGAGCGAACCCGGCCCCGCCGGAGCAGACGCCCAAACTGGGCTGGATGACCGAGGCGCTGGAGATCGACCCGTTCGACTCCGGCCGCATGATGTACGGCACGGGCGCGACGATCTACGGCACGGAGAACCTCGGTCAGTGGGACAGCGGGGGCAAGTTCACCCTCAAGCCGATGGTGCGGGGGCTGGAGGAGACCGCCGTCAACGACCTGGCGTCTCCCCCGACCGGCGCCCCGCTGCTCAGCGCGCTCGGCGACATCGGCGGCTTCCGCCACACGGACCTCACGAAGACGCCGTCGATGATGTTCACCTCCCCGAACTTCACGACGACGACGAGTCTGGACTTCGCCGAGAAGAACCCCGCCACGGTGGTGAGGGTCGGCGACCTCGACTCGGGCCCGCACGTGGCGTTCTCGACGGACAACGGCGCCAACTGGTTCGCCGGGACCGACCCGTCGGGCGTCAGCGGCGGCGGAACGGTCGCCGCGGCGGCCGACGGCAGCCGGTTCGTGTGGAGCCCGGCGGGCGCGCCCGTGCAGTACACCACCGGCTTCGGCACCTCGTGGCAGGCCGCGAGCGGCATCCCCGCGGGCGCGGTCGTCGAGTCGGACCGGGTCGACCCCAAGGTGTTCTACGGCTTCAAGTCGGGTCGTTTCTATATGAGTTCGGACGGCGGCGCGACGTTCACCGCGTCCGCGGCGACGGGACTGCCGAGCGGCGACAGCGTGCGCTTCAAGGCACTGCCCGGCGGGCGGGGCGACGTCTGGCTGGCGGGCGGGGCGAGCGACGGCGCCTACGGGCTGTGGCACTCGACCGACGCCGGCGCGACCTTCGCCAAGCTGTCCAACGTCGAGCAGGCGGACACGATCGGGTTCGGCAAGGCGGCGACGGGCGCGTCGTACCAGACCCTCTACACCAGCGCGAAGATCGCCGGAGTCCGGGGCATCTTCCGCTCGACGGACAAGGGGGCGACCTGGACCCGCATCAACGACGACGCCCACCAGTGGGGCTGGACGGGCGGGGCCATCACGGGCGACCCGAGGGTCTACGGGCGCGTCTACGTCTCGACGAACGGCCGGGGCGTGATCTACGGCGACACGTCCGACACCGGCGGCGGGGACGGCGGAGGCGGGGGCACGGACCCCACCGACCCCACCGACCCCACTCCGACGGGGGCCTGCGCGGTGACGTACACGATCACCAACCAGTGGTCGGGCGGCTTCCAGGCGGACGTGAAGCTCACCAACACCGGCACGAGCGCGTGGTCCGGCTGGAGCCTCAACTGGACGTTCCCCGACGGGCAGACGGTCTCCCAGCTGTGGAACGCCGACCACACCCAGTCGGGCGCGGCGGTCACGGCAAGGAACATCGCCTGGAACGGCAATGTGGCGGCCGGTTCGTCGGTCGGCTTCGGCTTCACCGGTAACTGGTCGGGCTCGAACACGAAACCGACCGCGTTCAAACTCGGCGACCGGAGCTGCACGGTGGGCTGA